The genomic interval TATAGCAAAAATAAATGGTTTTTTAGTTGATGAATTTGAAGTAGACAATGACGACATTGAACCAAATGCTAATTTAAAAGATACACTTGGGTTAGACAGTCTCGATTATGTTGACTTAGTTGTTTCAATTGAAGCAAACTTTGGTGTAAAACTAGTTGAAGCAGATTTTGTTGGAATTTCTGATTTTCAAAGTTTCTACGACCTTATTGAAACCAAAATAAAAGCCAAATCAGCTTAAATGAGTCAATGGGATGGTAAATCCAAAGGAACTGTTTTAGGTTATAGAATATTCGTTTTTTTAATTCAAAAAGCGGGTGTAAAAGCCGCTTATACCTTACTTTACTTTGTTGCTTCTTATTATTTTTTATTTCTAA from Flavobacterium sp. YJ01 carries:
- a CDS encoding phosphopantetheine-binding protein, whose protein sequence is MNKEDIIAKINGFLVDEFEVDNDDIEPNANLKDTLGLDSLDYVDLVVSIEANFGVKLVEADFVGISDFQSFYDLIETKIKAKSA